The Capsicum annuum cultivar UCD-10X-F1 chromosome 3, UCD10Xv1.1, whole genome shotgun sequence genomic sequence AATCTTCTTTGTACATGGTCAATGGCGTCGCGAGTTGCTTACTTCTTGTTGTATAAGCAGATTGCTAGTGGCTCAATCCTCACTTTGTCACCAATGCCAGCAAAATGAGTGAAATTTTGGTCTGTAACGTCGCATTGCAGACAAGATTTCTTATGTAAACAGAACACCACCGCGTGTCTGGCATAGACTTCCAGGCTGTTCATCGCGATACCTGTCTTTGACGCGTTAAAGAATGTGGCAAATCATGCTAAAAACTTCAACCGAAAAGAGCATATGCATCAGAATGACAACTTCTCGTTGATCACTATGTGTTGAAGTataaattcatgaacttaagtACTACTGTACTAGTTAAGTATTGTGTCAACAACTAGATCATGTTCTTCGCTTTGATGCAAGGCCAAAAGCTCTAGCACCTCGTGGATATCTTTTGAGAATGGTTTCGAATTATCACCCGATAGAAATTCTTGGACCAAACTGTTTATCTCGATCAGACTGCATCCCGGTGTTTTCTTCATGCTTTTACTTCTTATGAACTTCCTCATCCTTGATACACCGTCCCACTTTCCGAGATCTGCATAAATGTTTGCGAGTAGAATGTAGTTCCCTGTATCTTCCGGTTCGAGCTCTAGTAGATGTTCCATTGCAACAACTGCGATTTCAAGATTGCGATGAGTTCTGCAAGAACTCAACAGAGAACCCCATATAGCAGAGTCGGGCTTAACGGGCATGCTCTTGATGATTGCAAGAGCTCGTTCAAGACGGCCTGTACGTCCAAGAAGATCAACCAGACAACCATAATGCTCTATCCCGGGCTCTATGTTGTAATCTTCTTTCATGGAATCGAAATACCTCAAACCGTCATCACACAGACCAGCATGCGCGCAAGCGCATAGAAGACCGACAAATGTGATTTCATTCGGTTCAACAGCAGATCTCTGCATTTCGTGAAACAACTTCAATGCTTCATGCGCTCTACCATGATTAGCCAAGCCTCCAATCATCGTACTCCACGAGATCACGTCTCTTTCAGACATCTGGCCGAACAACTGCCAAGCCTGATCTACACTTCCACATTTCGCGTACATTTCCATCAACGCATTACAAACAGAAGTCTTCCTCAAATACCCATACTTCTCCGCATAGAAATGAATCCACTTCCCTAACTCGAGCGCCCCAAGTTGCGCACAAGCAGGCAAAACCGAAACCAAACTAATCCAATCCGGTTTCACCCCGACCATTTGCATCCTCCTAAAAACCTCCAACGCATCACCATAAGACCCGGTTTTTGTATACCCCGAAATCATAGCAGTCCAAGAAACAATACTCTTATTCGGCATCTCATCAAACAAATCTCTCGCTTTCTTCACCTGCCGCAATCTTACGTATCCACAAATTAAACCATTCCAAGAAATCACATCTCTCtcagacatttcatcaaacatcttaCGCGCATACCCCATTCGATCACATTTTACGTACATATCCAATAAAGAATTTGCTATAACAACACTCGACATCAACCCAAATCTACACACATTACCATGAAACTGTTCACCTATATCAACACGCAAAGTTGCACTACATGATCTAATAACAAATGGGTACGTATATTCATCTGGAGACGCTATTCCCCTCATCATTTGACGATACATATTGATACATGAAATATACCTATGTTTATGCGTATAAGCTCTAATCATACTATTGTATAAATAGTTGTTAGGATCATCAACTTTTGTGAACAACGAATTTGCATAGTCAATATCTCCAATTGTGTCACAAATTTCAACCATTCTGGTTACCAAGTAATTACTCTGGGATAGTGAAAATTTGACAATTTGGGCAtgtattttcttcaaaaattttgtgGTTTTGCAGTTGTTTAACATAGGTATGAACATATCTTCTAGTCCTTTGACTGTTAAAACCACAAATCTTACATTCATTTTGCATTCGAGGGAGAAAAAGATACTAAAACAGTGCTATCACTAAAATTTGCCAAACTCATGTTGTTTGAGAAAACTTGACAATTTGTACATGTAAGTATCATCAAACTTTGATtgtacttctctaagaaaactTACAAATTATCTTTTGCTTTATACACAAAACAATACATGTTCTTTCAACTGGttctttttgttttaaaagtggTGCAGTTTTAGACACAATTGTTTGGTAGAGTGGataagaataatgaaaaataaggtgtattagtaatgcttgtattagtaatacttgtgttagttatgcttgtatttttgttatgcagtgtttggttcgatgtattaaaaaaacatgaattaaataatttctaattttttttttttttacataataccctcaatatatatgttggaaaggatgcggaattttttttgaggggtaatagggtctttaagcatgttaatgcatgcattagatccattggattgctaatatcatgaattttgaggtattagtaatacacacttcaatacacaatagagaagcattagttatacatagagtaaaaaggtataccaaacaaggtactactaaaaataatttatgcattaacattttaatacactctaccaaacgacccctaacatCGTAAATTTTTTTAACAGCAACCAATCACCTTTCTATCATGCTAtttccccccctccccccccccaccccacaaaaaaagagaaaaaaagaaaactcaCCTGCATATAAGATTAATTTCTTTCCGGGATTCTTTGTTAAATAGGTCTTTTAAgtctattatttaattaaatggatcaaaagtttttttatttagtgAGATAACTCATTTTTAAGACAGCACTATTATTTGTCCGACAATCAATCCGACAGATCTATTATCTATCCTACAGATGAGAAGATAAAAATAGACAATTTTGCTAATTAAAAACTCGAAGAGGACGGGACATTTTGCTAAATGCAAACTTAAAAAGGCTTAATAGGcaaattttctctcttttccctCCCAACTtgtaattgaaaatttgaaacaaCAAATCATATCAAGCCGGAATCGAATCTATAGAAGAACCAATTATCAGGGAGTAATAATGTTGTTAAGACGCAACAGTAATAGTCGATCACCTTCTTTCTACAGTgagactcttttattttttaaaattgataacaAATTGTTCAAATTAGAGCACATGTTGTTTCTCACCTTGATTTTTAGCAAATATAGCAGAACATTTCATTTGcttattttggtgaaataatgtctcaaaatctGTTGATTTTCTTGGAATCTAGGTAAGGCAATTTAGTTTGCTAGTTTTCAATATGGTTAGCTTAATCATGTTAGTTCATTTGCAAGAaacaataattttgaatttttctttggtCTGTAACAACACTTTATGAAGTTCACTTTTTGTAATTTCAGATTTGTCAACCGAGTCTTCATTTATCACGGTGAAAATATATCATGGGGGAATTATGAAGCGTACACTAGACAAGCATTGCATTGGAGGAAACATGGATTACATTGATTATGTAAATGCGGCAGAACTGAATCTTGTTGAATTCAAGAAGACGGCAAATCTAGTAATAAATGGAAGTTGATCTCTACAGACTCTGAAGCGTACGCTGTTAgcaaaatcatccaaaaaaacaATGTGCTTGAGATATACTTTGAACACTTGAATTTTTACTTTCAGACGGACAAAATGGATTCAGTAAATCAATCAAACATGGGAGAAAATGATAAACAACAGATTTCGTATGAAAATTCATCAAGTGAAAATTTTTGTGACTCAGAGTGGAATGATAATTTAAGAGTGGAAGCAATTTGCATACATCATCCAGAGTGCAAATGGAAAATCAAGGcttcaaaaatgcaaaaatataaggCTTTCCAGGTTCGAACTTATGATCCCGTACATACTTGTAAGGAGTGGCATTATGAAAATAGGACGATCACTTCATCTTTCATTGCAAGAAAGTACCTCAAAGAAGTTGGATCGAATGGAAATTGGAGAGTGGCAGAATTTCGGGATAAAGTAAGTGTCGAACTAAGAGCTCATGTGACCTTATCTTAAGCTAAAAGAGCTAAGATGAAAGCGATTGCATTAATTGATGGTGATATTTAAAGATCAATACAAAATGATGCGGGAGTATTGCAATGAGATTAATAGAACAAATTCGGGCAGCACAATATACATGAAGCTTACTGACAACAAGGTCCCCAATGAGCCACAGAGATTTCAAAGAATCTACATCTGTTTTGCTGCTTGTAAGCTTGGCTTAATTTGATCGTTGTTCTGCCATTCAACAAATGTTCCATTCATGTCGGTATTCATTAACAGAAAAAAATCTCAGGATAGCTTAAATGTATGTCGAACGCTTAAGCGGAGCTTGTGGTAATTCATTCCTCGCTTGTTCGAAAGAGTTTCAGATTGAATTCAACCCTAAATATCTGGTATCTGCCCTCAGAAACCTTTTCAAATCTCTCAACCGCGAAAGAGAGGTTGGTAAATAGCTTGAGAGTTTATTGCCACGCAAATTTAAAACCTTTTCAAGTGTGTATGTTAATATCAGATAAATGTTTAAAATTGTAACGTTGTTATCTGATGGATACTTTCTGTGATGTAGGGGAAATTGAGAAGGGCAAAGGAGATTCTTGAGGTTGGTAAGCAAATATGGCCGCCTCCCCTGCCATTTTAAATTGTGAGCACAACAGCGTAAGTAGGTATGCTACGAAATAGTGTCCTTTTGAAACCTAATGAAATAGTTAGCCTCTAAATCTGAGATGAGTTTTTGACTCCGCGGGCTTCAATTTTTGAGTGTCGTAAGATGTGGACAAGCATGACGAATGTGAAGAGTTATAGATGAAAATAACTTCAAAAGCATGCCATTATCTTTATGCAGCAGCTCATGAGCATGTTTATCACTTGTCGTGAAATTCAATCTTGGGGTGCTGTAAAATGTGGATAAGTATGATGAACATGAAGAATTTGAGACGAAAAAGTATGCAATTATCGTTATACAGCTGCTCATGAGTCATGAGCAGTGTTGTTTAGCAGGGGTGCTGCGACTACAGCCCATGACTTGAAAAGGTGCATCTCAAAGAGTTTCTGTATTCCCTTCTACTGGATAATTCTGTACTTGTATACGGGTAAACCACGTATACACCACATAGAAAGACAAGTGATATCCAGTTTAAACTATGTATGTATACGGGTACCTTTTTCCCTCCTTATTCTTGATGAAGGAAAAATGAAGCTTACAAAATAAAGCGGGGTTATACATTTATTGGATTACCCCATGACTAAGAATATGAGTttgtaattaatttttaagttgatgaGCGACTTTGATGATGTTGTTTTTACCCCATTAGCAAGTGTATTATAACTAACTAGTGATGACTATAAGACTCAAGATCGATGGTAAAGAACGTAATGAGATTCTTGCGCTGAAAAGTGGCTCCTGGAGAAAACTTGATAATCATCCTACAGGCAATAACCCTGTGTGATCTGATATGAATTATTTAGTATTTCGACATGGAGCATTAGATTACACGGAGCATTTCATTGGGTTCATTCGTTACTGAATAATTCTGTAGTTACGTTTAGTATTTCAGATGAGCTGTATGGAGAGATTCCGTTGCCATGGGACTGGATTTGTTTTTTCATATAATGCATAGCAAACAAGGTGTTTCAGTATTGAGAGACATACTTTGTTTTTATTCTACTCGTATTGATCACGGGAAGTACAATTTTAAGTTATGGGTAATGAACGAGTATGGTGTCAAAGAATCGTGGAATCAGTTGTTTACCATACAAAGTACCGATCTTTATTCAGTCACCCCGAAATACATGTTTTCAGATGGTGAAGTGTTGCTCCGTTGCAGCCAGTTGAGACGTAGTGGTTCTGTGTGTAA encodes the following:
- the LOC107864492 gene encoding pentatricopeptide repeat-containing protein At2g20540, producing MNVRFVVLTVKGLEDMFIPMLNNCKTTKFLKKIHAQIVKFSLSQSNYLVTRMVEICDTIGDIDYANSLFTKVDDPNNYLYNSMIRAYTHKHRYISCINMYRQMMRGIASPDEYTYPFVIRSCSATLRVDIGEQFHGNVCRFGLMSSVVIANSLLDMYVKCDRMGYARKMFDEMSERDVISWNGLICGYVRLRQVKKARDLFDEMPNKSIVSWTAMISGYTKTGSYGDALEVFRRMQMVGVKPDWISLVSVLPACAQLGALELGKWIHFYAEKYGYLRKTSVCNALMEMYAKCGSVDQAWQLFGQMSERDVISWSTMIGGLANHGRAHEALKLFHEMQRSAVEPNEITFVGLLCACAHAGLCDDGLRYFDSMKEDYNIEPGIEHYGCLVDLLGRTGRLERALAIIKSMPVKPDSAIWGSLLSSCRTHRNLEIAVVAMEHLLELEPEDTGNYILLANIYADLGKWDGVSRMRKFIRSKSMKKTPGCSLIEINSLVQEFLSGDNSKPFSKDIHEVLELLALHQSEEHDLVVDTILN